One Aegilops tauschii subsp. strangulata cultivar AL8/78 chromosome 7, Aet v6.0, whole genome shotgun sequence genomic window carries:
- the LOC141026478 gene encoding uncharacterized protein, with protein sequence MAPEIMLFCKNMARRLESSSRSSGMPLMMRLERSDNTWRLGRRPMVAGGMAPPRPTPGRRSWTTVDWAASHMTPTQAQASMEVFQPSLRSWGMSVRNASSADRSLGGGSAKARHASDATAASSTVQDTTAAIETGAGASMKKALGGRAEGDLACWGKIWGRRKWDCARRGAARHRRAGRGHGAAHGGVQVPGASMVTGSWPWA encoded by the coding sequence ATGGCGCCGGAGATCATGTTGTTCTGCAAGAATATGGCGCGGAGGCTGGAGAGCTCGAGCAGGTCGTCGGGGATGCCCCTGATGATGCGGTTGGAGCGGAGCGACAACACCTGGAGGTTGGGGAGGCGGCCGATGGTCGCCGGCGGGATGGCGCCGCCGAGGCCGACACCCGGGAGGCGCAGCTGGACGACGGTGGACTGGGCGGCATCGCACATGACCCCGACCCAGGCGCAGGCCAGCATGGAGGTGTTCCAGCCGAGCCTCCGCTCGTGGGGCATGTCCGTGAGGAACGCCAGCAGCGCGGACCGCTCGCTCGGAGGCGGCTCCGCGAAGGCGAGGCATGCGAGCGACGCGACGGCCGCCAGCAGCACCGTGCAGGACACGACGGCGGCCATTGAGACGGGCGCGGGCGCGTCTATGAAGAAGGCATTGGGAGGCAGAGCTGAAGGTGACTTGGCTTGTTGGGGGAAAATTTGGGGGAGAAGGAAGTGGGACTGTGCGCGGCGAGGAGCAGCGAGGCACCGGCGAGCCGGGCGCGGCCACGGTGCTGCGCATGGAGGAGTCCAGGTGCCGGGCGCGTCCATGGTCACCGGGAGCTGGCCGTGGGCATGA